The following DNA comes from Pelotomaculum isophthalicicum JI.
ATATTTACCAGAAATTCCGCCGATACAATCCCGTCGATTTTCAAGCCATTGTCGATATGCTCTCCGAGGCCGGTTTCTCTTTCAATGACTATCAGCGCCCCGATTTTGTTTTTCGACAGGATCATCACGGATCTGGTAATTTCGGCAATCACCTTGACCTGCCCGACTTCAACCGGCGCGAGCGGGGTCAGCTGAGTATAACTCAAGAACTTTCCGCGGCCAAGCTTTTCCAGCGCTCTTCTCAGTTCGGGCTGGAACACCACCGGCAAGGCCACCACCAGCGCGGTCATGGCCTGCCTCAAAAGCCAATTCATGGTATAAAGGTTCAGCATATTGGAAAGCGCGGTGGCGACCAGCAAGACAGCCAGTCCTTTGATTAACTGGACTGCCCTGGTCCCCTTGATCAAAAGCATCAGCTTGTATACCACAAAAGCCACGATCAATATATCAATAACACTACTCAAGTTAAATTTGAGTATTGTCTTGAGATAATCAAGGCTTGGAAGCCAATACTGTTCCACCGGTATTACCGCCTTCCTTACTATCGTGAAAAACACATCTCCGGCTTGTTAAGCCGGAGTGTCATGGTTATCGTCTTCGAGCAGGCCGTAAGCGACACTGTCGACCAGCGCCTGCCAGCTGGCTTCAATAATGTTCTGGGAAACACCCACCGTGCCCCAGGAACGTTTGCCGTTGCTGGTTTCAATGTGGACCCGCACCGTTGCTCCGGTTCCGTCCTTTTCATCAAGTACACGGACCTTGTAGTCGGAAAGATGCATTGACCTGATTTCCGGGTAAACTTCTTCGAGAGCCTTGCGCAGGGCATTGTCCAGGGCATTCACCGGGCCGTTGCCTTCCGCGGCGGTGTGCACCACCCGGTCGCCCATTTTCATTTTAATAATCGCTTCGGAATATGCCGGGTTATTTTCCTTAATTTCAGTAATCAGACGCAAGGCCTCCAGGGAAAACGGCTCATGATACCCGTTAAAAGCTTTGCGCAGGAGGATGACAAATGATCCTTCCGCTCCCTCGAACTGAAAGCCCTGGTTTTCCATTTGTTTTATTTCCTCTAAAATACGCCTTCCTTCCGGATCTTGCTGGTCCACCTGGAGATTCAGCTCTTTGTATTTATACAGCAAATTGGACATGCCGGAAAGCTCGGAAACCAGCACCCGGCGCTGATTGCCCACCAACTCGGGCTCAATATGCTCGTAGGTTTTGTAATCTTTCAGAAGCGCGCTGACATGCACGCCGCCCTTGTGGGCGAAAGCGCTCACCCCGACATACGGCCTGTGCGGATCGGGGCTGACATTGGCCACTTCACTGACAAAATGGGACATCTCGGTCAGGCGGGCCAGCTTCTTGCGCGGGATGGTTTCAACGCCGCACTTTAGCGTAAGGTTGGGAATTATTGAACACAGGTTGGCGTTACCGCACCTTTCACCGTAACCGTTGACCGTCCCCTGCACCTGTACCGCTCCGGCCTGCACCGCCATCAGGGAATTGGCCACCGCCATTTCACCGTCATTATGCGCGTGAATGCCGATAGGAACACTCAAGCGGCTCCGGACCACCTGCACCAGCTCCGCAATCTCCGCGGGCAAACTGCCCCCGTTCGTGTCGCACAGCACCACTGTCGAAGCCCCGCCTTCCTCGGCAGCTTTGACAGTATCCAGGGCGTATGCGGCGTTGGCTTTATATCCGTCAAAAAAATGCTCGGCGTCATAGACTACTTCCATGCCGCAGCTTTTCAGGTAGGCCACGGTTTCACGGATCATCGACAGGTTCTCCTCAAGTGTGGTGCCCAACGCCCGGCGCACATGAAAGTCCCAGCTCTTCCCGACAATTGCCGCCACCGGAACTTGCGCGTCAAGAATTGACTTGACACTCGGGTCATCTTCCACCGCTACCGACGGCCTGCGGGTTGAGCCGAAGGCGGCTATTTTGGCGTGTTTCATAGTATACCCACGAATCCTGTGAAAAAAATCAAGATCTTTGGGGTTTGAGCCGGGCCAGCCTCCTTCTATATAGTGAAAACCCATTTTATCCAGGTATTGGGCTATTTTAATTTTGTCCTCACAGGAAAAAGAAATCCCTCCCGATTGGGCTCCATCGCGGAGCGTGGTATCGTAAATTTGCACAGGATGCATTACGTCACCTCATTTAAACTCCGGACTCAATCTGCTCAATGATACGGTCTCCCATCTGGATGGTATTCACCAGTTCTTTGCCTTCTTCCATCAAGTCTGCCGTCCGGTAACCCAGGTCCAGCACTTTGGTGATAGCGCGCTCGATGCAGTCGGCCTCTTCCTCCAGGTTTAATGAAAAGCGCAGGAGCATGGCGCCGGACAAAATGGTGGCAATGGGATTGGCGCGCTGCATGCCGGTATATTTGGGCGCGGAGCCGTGGCTTGGCTCGTAAAGGCCAATTTCACCACCGATGCTCGCCGAGGCCAGCATCCCCAGAGAACCGGAAAGCATCGAAGCCTGGTCGCTCAGGATATCCCCGAACATATTCTCGGTAACCAGGACGTCAAACTGTCTAGGATTCTTAACCAGCTGCATGGCGCAGTTGTCAACGTAATAATGATCCAGTTCCACATCGGGATATTCTGTTCCGATGGCTGTCACGACTTCCCGCCAGTAGCGGGAGCTTTCCAATACATTGGCCTTGTCGACGGAGGTTACCTTATTACGCCGCTTTCTGGCCATTTGGAAAGCCAAGTGGGCGATCCGCTCAATTTCCGGGGTAGTATATTCCAGTGTGTCAATCACCCGGTAACCGCCGCCGGCCAGCGGCTCTTTCGATTTCTTGCCGAAATACAGGCCGCCTGTCAGTTCTCTGACCACCAAGATATCCAGGCCGGAAACAACTTCCGGCTTTAAAGTGGAAGCGTTAATCAGGGCGGGAAACACCCTGGTCGGGCGCAGGTTGGCGTAAAGGCCCAACTCTTTGCGCAAAGGCAAAAGCGCCCCCACCTCCGGACGCAAGTGCGAGGGCAAGTCATCCCATTTGGACCCGCCGACAGCCCCCAAGAGAATAGCGTCGCTGTTGTGGCATAAATCCAGTGTTTCGGGCGGCAGCGGATGACCTACCGCGTCATAAGCGGCACCACCGATCAACCCTTCGGTAAACTTAAAATCGCGTCCATAGCGGCGGCCCACCGCTTCGAGCACCCTGACAGCCTGGACGGTAATCTCGGGACCAATTCCATCGCCAGGCAGCACACCTATTTTGTACACTATTGTTTCATCCTTTCCGACACATAATTAATCAACCCACCCGCCGCGATGATCTGCTGCATAAAAGGCGGCACCGGCGTGGCCTGGTAAGTCTTGCCCGTGGTCTTATTGATTATAACACCGGAACTAGCGTCAACCGTTAATTCATCGCCTTCTTTGATATCCTCGGCGGCTTCAGGCGCCTCAAAGATAGGCAGGCCGATATTAAAAGCGTTGCGGTAAAAAATCCGGGCAAAGGTTTTTGCGATCACACAGGACACACCGGCTGCTTTAATTGCGATGGGAGCATGCTCACGCGAACTCCCGCAGCCGAAGTTCTTGCCTGCGATAATCATATCGCCGGGCTTTACTTTATCGGGAAACGCCGGGTCGGCGTCCTCCATACAGTGTCTGGCCAGTTCGGCTGGGTCCGAAGTGTTCAAGTATCTGGCTGGAATGATAGCATCGGTGTCGACATCCGAACCAAACTTCCAGGTTTTTCCCTGTAATTCCATTTACTCCACCTCCCCGGGTCCGGCAATACGGCCCAATATCGCCGACGTGGCGGCCACCGCCGGGTTGGCTAGATAGACTTCACTTTCCGGGTCACCCATCCGGCCGACAAAATTCCGGTTGGTAGTCGCAATAGCGCGCTCTCCCTTGGCCAGGATACCCATATGGCCGCCCAGGCAAGGCCCGCAGGTAGGAGTGCTTACCGCGCCGCCCGCCTCCACGAATATTTCAAACAGCCCTTCCCTCATGGCCTGCAGGTAAATCTCCTGGGTGCCGGGGAAGATAATCAGCCGCACGTTTTTATGGACTTTCTTACCTTTCAGCAATCTGGCCGCTTCCCTCAGGTCTTCCATTCGCCCGTTGGTGCAGGAACCGATAACCACCTGATCGATTTCCACGTTGCCCGCTTCACTCACCGGCCGGCTGTTCTCCGGCAGGTGCGGGAAGGCCACCTGCGGCTCGATTAAGGATGCGTCGTAATGATAAATTTTCTCGTACTTGGCGTCCGGATCGCTCTGATAAAATTGGTACGGACGCTTGCAGCGGCCTTCAACATAGGCCCGG
Coding sequences within:
- the leuB gene encoding 3-isopropylmalate dehydrogenase, whose translation is MYKIGVLPGDGIGPEITVQAVRVLEAVGRRYGRDFKFTEGLIGGAAYDAVGHPLPPETLDLCHNSDAILLGAVGGSKWDDLPSHLRPEVGALLPLRKELGLYANLRPTRVFPALINASTLKPEVVSGLDILVVRELTGGLYFGKKSKEPLAGGGYRVIDTLEYTTPEIERIAHLAFQMARKRRNKVTSVDKANVLESSRYWREVVTAIGTEYPDVELDHYYVDNCAMQLVKNPRQFDVLVTENMFGDILSDQASMLSGSLGMLASASIGGEIGLYEPSHGSAPKYTGMQRANPIATILSGAMLLRFSLNLEEEADCIERAITKVLDLGYRTADLMEEGKELVNTIQMGDRIIEQIESGV
- the cimA gene encoding citramalate synthase, with protein sequence MHPVQIYDTTLRDGAQSGGISFSCEDKIKIAQYLDKMGFHYIEGGWPGSNPKDLDFFHRIRGYTMKHAKIAAFGSTRRPSVAVEDDPSVKSILDAQVPVAAIVGKSWDFHVRRALGTTLEENLSMIRETVAYLKSCGMEVVYDAEHFFDGYKANAAYALDTVKAAEEGGASTVVLCDTNGGSLPAEIAELVQVVRSRLSVPIGIHAHNDGEMAVANSLMAVQAGAVQVQGTVNGYGERCGNANLCSIIPNLTLKCGVETIPRKKLARLTEMSHFVSEVANVSPDPHRPYVGVSAFAHKGGVHVSALLKDYKTYEHIEPELVGNQRRVLVSELSGMSNLLYKYKELNLQVDQQDPEGRRILEEIKQMENQGFQFEGAEGSFVILLRKAFNGYHEPFSLEALRLITEIKENNPAYSEAIIKMKMGDRVVHTAAEGNGPVNALDNALRKALEEVYPEIRSMHLSDYKVRVLDEKDGTGATVRVHIETSNGKRSWGTVGVSQNIIEASWQALVDSVAYGLLEDDNHDTPA
- the leuD gene encoding 3-isopropylmalate dehydratase small subunit → MELQGKTWKFGSDVDTDAIIPARYLNTSDPAELARHCMEDADPAFPDKVKPGDMIIAGKNFGCGSSREHAPIAIKAAGVSCVIAKTFARIFYRNAFNIGLPIFEAPEAAEDIKEGDELTVDASSGVIINKTTGKTYQATPVPPFMQQIIAAGGLINYVSERMKQ
- the cdaA gene encoding diadenylate cyclase CdaA, translating into MEQYWLPSLDYLKTILKFNLSSVIDILIVAFVVYKLMLLIKGTRAVQLIKGLAVLLVATALSNMLNLYTMNWLLRQAMTALVVALPVVFQPELRRALEKLGRGKFLSYTQLTPLAPVEVGQVKVIAEITRSVMILSKNKIGALIVIERETGLGEHIDNGLKIDGIVSAEFLVNIFIPKTPLHDGAVIIRGDRVAAAACFLPLSESPYLTSGLGTRHRAGIGISEHSDAVAVIVSEETGTISIAVEGALNRNLDESGLQEKLTEYLNNRQGNSLSSLWHRR